The sequence cactgtttttatttaaatcttgaatttttatattgatattgatcatcaccttatttgtttgcattaccatagtttgacacccaatagccgatgtatttttcgtgctggggtgtcgttaaacattcattcattcataccacggcctttgatataccagtcgtggtgcactggctggaacgagaaatagcccaatgggcccaccgacggggatcgatcccaggccgaccgcgcattgagcagATGCTTTACCAGTAGGatatgtcccgcccctctgcACATGACGGAGTCGAAATGAagttaggcaaagtcgtgattgttTCCACCATCCATTATCCTTAGGAGGACCGTCACTCGCcaaggagatccgtaacaggaaattccatccttcctgcaccggctgtaagaggactgccattcccaccATTAAACCCAAACTTGCACAGGATAGAGTTCACTATAAAGCTGTGATGGCATTCACTCATGAATCTCTGTAAAAACTGATAATAttaggtgttcgcgaaagttgagcatatcctgctATAGAGCTTAACTCCAGAAGTTTCTGCTATATGTCCAGCTTGTGCTGCTACTATAGCTGTAGGATATGCTACCGATATAAACTGCGTTTGTAGAACTATAACACCAAGATACACTGCTGCTAAAAGCTACAACCCCAGGACGTATTCCCAATTTCAGGAGACACTGCTACAAAGCTTTAACACCAGTTGGTGCTTCTACTATAGCTGTAGGATATGCTACTGATATAAACTGCGTTTGTGGAGTAATAACACCAGGAGACACTGCTGCTAAAAGCTACAACTCCAGGACATATTCCCAATTTCAGGAGATATACTACAACGTTTTAACACCAGGAGACACTGCTACTGCAGAGCTATGCCCCCAGTAGTAACACTGCTACAGATCTATAAAGCCTAGAAGGTGCTGCTACTGTAAAGCTATCATTTGAGCAGTTACTACTATAGTATAACCCAAGGATAATATGGACCTGGAACTACGGGAGGTACTACCATAAAacgagggtgggatgtagcttagtggtaaagtgctcgcttgatgcgcggtcggttggggatcgatccccgtcggtgggcccattgggctatatctcgttccaaccagtgcaccacgactggcatatcaaaggccgtggtatgtgctgttctgtctgtgggaaagtgcatataaaagatcccttgctgcattaggaaaatgtagcgggtttcctctgatgactacgtgtcagaattaccaaatgtttgacatccaatagccgatgattagttaatcaatgtgctctagtgttgtcgttaaacaaaacaaaattttaatttttaaccataaaactcaggaatgtattGCTACTACTAACCTATAACTACAGCAGCTACTGCTGTTATAGAGTTATAACTAAAAGGGATACCGCTACCACAAAGATATATTGCTACTATAGAGCTACGACTCCAGAatctactattattatataagaattgtttctcattttttaggaatttatcgatgtataaaagtcacaaatggtataaaatcgcgtagcgtagcgaagcgattttatactacatttgtgacttttatacatcgataaattcctaaatttttttagaaacaattcttataattacaaacagtacaagaagtgtaccttaaaacactcaaaaataatttctttcgttcttaccgtcaaccatgttctgtaaataagcgtaggaatacatgtatacatactattggaaattgtccgctaaaaataaaaataagtgttgaatcaacaaaaacagtgtatatatctttattataacttcttttaaaaaaatgaaacaatttcatgtgcagatttgtcttgtgtttttctatcgcaaagtgaccttgatattaacttttgtttacgtgtagtgactgttggtgttgtgcggttatttcgatcttggtcttccgtgatgacgtatttttatgaggtttatggaaggataacgcttggttttttagtgacgtcagccaatcagaatacagtaaatcgtataaattcggaaagtttgtaattataaagtTATAACTACAGGAGCTACAACTCCAGGAATTACTGTAACTATAAAGCTACAACTCCAGGTAATGCTACTCTGAAGCCATAGTTTCAAGATCCAGTGCTGTTAACAGCTATAACTCCATGAAATACTGCTACTATAAGACTATAACTCCATCAGATGCTGCTACTATAAGACTATAACTCCATGAAATACTGCTACTATAAGACTATAACTCCATCAAATGCTGCTACTATAAGACTATAACTCCATGAGATACTGCTGCTATAAGACTATAACTCCATGAAATACTGCTACTATAAGACTATAACTCCATCAGATGCTGCTACTATAAAACTATAACTCCATGAGATACTGCTACTATAAGACTATAACTCCATGAAATACTGCTAGTATAAGACTATAACTCCATCAAATGCTGCTACTTTAAGACTATAACTCCATCAGATGCTGCTACTATAAGACGATAACTCCATGACATTCTGCTACTATAAGACTATAACTCCATCAAATGCCGCTACTATAAGACTATAACTCCATGAGATACTGCTGCTATAAGACTATAACTCCATGAAATACTGCTACTATAAGACTATAACTCCATCAGATGCTGCTACTATAAGACTATAACTCCATGAAATACTGCTACTATAAGACTATAACTCCATCAGATGCTGCTACTATAAGACTATAACTCCTTGAGATACTGCTGCTATACGATTATAACTCCATGAAATACTGCTACTATAAGACTATAACTCCATCAGATGTTGCTACTATAAGACTATAACTCCATCAGGTGCTGCTACTATAAGACTATAACTCTATGAAATACTGCTACTATAAGACTATAACTCTATCAGATGCTGCTACTATAAGACTATAACTCCATGAATACTGCTGCTATAAGACTATAACTCCATCAGACGCTGCTACTATAAGACTATAACTCCATGAAATACTGCTACTATAAGACTATAACTCCATCAGATGCTGCTACTATAAGACTATAACTCCATCAAATGCTGCTACTATAAGACTATAACTCCATGACATTCTGCTACTATAAGACTATTATAACTCCATCAGATGCTGCTACTATAAGACTATAACTCCATGAGATACTGCTGCTACAAGGCTATAACTTTAGAAGGCACTGCTACTATAGAGATCAACTCCAGGTGATATTACTACAGTACTTTAAAGGTAAAACACCAACATTACTTTCTGTAGATATATCTCCAGGATGTACTGCTAATATAAACCTAAATATCTTTAGAAGGTACGTTTTATGTATTTCCTTAATTTCAACAGGTACTGCTGCTATTAAGCTGTAACGCTAGGAGAGAGTGTTACATTATTTTTCTCTGCTAAGGCAAAGGGCAGTAGGCGAAAATCGGTACAGAATTAGTTAAAGTATGAATGGGGGTGTTTGGAAATAGACAGAAATAACATGACTAGATACTAGAGAAATAGCGTTTTGAGACAGTTTACTCGGGAAACATTCATCTGCATAATCAAACTTTTATCTCATGAATTCCTTAAAGGACAAGAAAGTGATTTTCTCAAAATAGTTATATCACCAATTACTGCCTATTTGGCAGGTACCTTCATAAAACTATATCTCTTGGAGTTATTAATGCAGACTTATAAGATCAGATATGAAGAGACCACGGTAAAAactatcacagtcaaattttacagtcttagagaaataattttttaaaggttGATGCTGCTTgaatgaaaggaaatgttttatttaacgatgcactcaacacatttacggttatatgatgtcacgATTCAATAATGAAGGCTATCATAATGATTTCTTTCActagaagaaaaacaacaacaacttgaCCAGTTtcacaaatacacaataaaactatGATGTCGATAGATTAAAGACAGTGGGGAAATCTCAATTTCACCCAATTGTGACTtagattggggttttttccgtGGACTCTTCATAGAGCTATATCAGTAGTAAACTAATTTCTTGGAATTTTTAGGGATTCTGTCACCATGGGGCATCATGAAGTGTATGGAAGCTGGACGAGCCATTCGATCTGATCCTGTCAGATCAAACCTGACTGGATTCATCATAGAACAGACCTTTGACTTCAACTGGGAGAACATTACTTGTGCCAATCTCAAAGTGACTTTCCCATACACCATAACACTGGACATTGCTGGGGTTGGCAGGACATCGCTGCAATGGAAACAGACGATGATTAACAGCCTGGATGGATCGTGTCTGGCAACCGGTTTAGTTCGGTCTGTCCTGGTGGATCCGACAACCAGACGACCGAGGGAAATTCCTCCAGAGTTTAAGGAAAAAAAGTCTCACCTCGTTACACTGTCGTTTCCCATTATAGATGTTCCTGAGATACCTGATGTTCATTTCCGCCTTCCATTCACAGTTCTTTACAGTGATACTGACCTAAACAGGCATTTGAATCAGGCTTCTTTTGTCAAGCACGCATACAACTGTGTGTGGAAAGCAAACCGAATCCACCCATTTCATAATTTTCGTAAAGATATCGGTGAACAGCCGCTGATGAACATTTCCATCTTGTACAAGGGTGAAGCACTTGAAGGAGATCAGCTCGTCTGTTCTTGTTGGCAAGACAAGATCCAACTGCAGCACATTTACGCAGTGATTACAAACAATAACAGAGTGTTGGCGTACTTCAAAATGACGTTCGATGTTCAGGTGGAATCAAAACTCTGAATCTACGTTTCGTTTACCAAATTACAGCCATTTACAAGTAATGCGTATTGAGATGTTTTTTGTGAATTCAAGAACAAACCATAGCACATCACACAGTTATTATAAACAACGACAGAGTGTTGGTATACTTCAAAATGATCTTCGAAATTCAAGAGGAATcaccccgtcggtggccccattaggctatttcacattccagccagtgctccacaactagtttaacaaatgccgtggtatgtactatcctgtctttgggatggtgcatataacagatccattgctgctaattgaaaagagtagcccatgaagtggcgacagcttgtttcctctctctatatctgtgtggtccttaaccatatgtctgacgccatataactgtaaataaaatttgttgagtgtgttgttaaataaaagatgtcCTTCCTTCAAAAGGAATCAAAACCCTGAATCtagttttagaatttttttttaaaatgcgtattaacaaactaatttttcaacattaaaaacagtAACAGGTTCATGACAGATCAACAATCAATGCTGAAAATCAATAGCAAAATTGCACAGCTcggtgtttttaataaatacttGTCATAAATGTGTTAGCTTAAGTATTTCCTGCTTTTAAATGTATAACGTGCTAgcagtatattatatatctaggttaatgtatcagtcgtggggcaccTTTTGTGACCGGAAAACACCCCAAAAAGCATTGAGGATGGTTAAATATACAAACCATCACATGGTAGGATGTGGATTTACTATTCTGCCTACGGGAACGTCCATAAAATAAATCTGTTGATAACTCCCATCTCTCTTTCTCATCAAAGTGACAAAATAATCGTGCATTAGGCATCACATATCTATAATTCCATGAGGTACTGCTGCTACAAAGATACAACTCCGGGAGATATTGttatgataaagttataacacCAGGGTGTAGTGTTATTACGGAACTATAACTTAAGGAGATACTTCTATTATAAAGCAACATCTCCAGTGGTTACTGCCATGATACAACTACAACACCAGTAGGCACTGCTACTACAGCTATATTAAAAGGAAATATTATATAGAGCTAGACATCCAGCAGGTACTGCTATTATGAGATTATAACTCCAAGAGATACTTCCACTTTGGAGTTATAATTCCTGGAGGTAGTGCTACTGTAAAGCTCTAACTACAAGAGTTACAGCTACTGCTACTATAATGAAGGCTATCAGGATGATTTCTtttactggaaaaaaaaaaaaaaaacttaaccaGTTTCACAAATACACAATTAAACTATGAAGTCGATAGATTAAGACCGTGGGGAAATCTCAATTTCTTTAAATTGAGACTGAGATTGTTTTTTTCCAATGGACCCTTCATATAGCTATATCAGTCATACATTTATTTCTTGCTATTTTTAGGGATTCTGTCACCATGGGGCATCGTGAAGTGTATGGAAGCTGGACGAGTAATTCGAATTTATCCTGTAAGTTCAAATCTGACCACATTCATGATAGAACAGACCTTTGACTTCAACTGGGAGAACATTACTTGTGCCAAGCAAAACGTGACTTTTCCATACACCATAACACTGGACCTTGCTGGGATTGGCAGGACATCACTGCAATGGAAACAGACGATGGTTAACAGCCTGGATGGATCGTGTCTGGCAACCGGTTTAGTTCGGTTGGTCCTGGTGGATCCGACAAGCAGACGACCGAGGGAAATTCCTCCAGAGTTTAAGGAAAATAGGTCTCACCTTGTTAAACTGTCTTTTCCCATTATAGATGTTCCTGAGATACCCGGTGTTCATTTCTGCCTTCCATTCACAGTTCTTTACAGTGATACTGACCGAAACAGGCATTTGAATCAGGCTTCTTTTGTCAAGCATGCGTACAACTGTGTCTGGAAAGCAAACCGAATCGACCCGTTTCATAGTTTTCGTAAAGATATTGGTGAACAGCCGCTGATAAACATCTCCATCTTGTACAAGGGTGAAGCACTTGAAGGAGATCAGCTCGTCTGTTCTTGTTGGCAAGACAAGATCCAACTACAGCACATTCACGCAGTGATTACAAATAATAAGAGAGTGTTGGCGTACTTCAAAATGGCCTTCGATGTTCAAGCGGAATCAAAACTCTGAATCTTCGTTACGTTTACCAAATTACAGCCTTTTACAAGTAATGCTTAttcagatgggtttttttagcaAGTCAAGAACAAACCATAGCACATCCAAAATGATCTACGATATTCAAGAGGATTCACCCcattggtggccccattgggctatttcttgttccagccagcgctccacaactagtttaacaaaggccgtggtatgtactatcctgtctgtgggatgttgcatataacagatcccttgttaatgaaaagagtatcccatgaagtcttttagcaaattaaaagaaatgcgtattaacaaactttaatttttcaaCAATTAAAAACAGTAACAGGTTCATGACAATTCAACAATCAATGCTGAAAATCAATAGCAAAATTGCACAGCTcggtgtttttaataaatacttgtcataaatgtgttgttttaagtATTTCctgctttaaaatgtataacGTGCTAgcagtatattatatatctaggttaatgtaccagtcgtggggcacctGTTGTGAAAGGGTAAAACACGAAAGAATTGAGGATGGTTAAACGTACAAACCGTAACATGTTAGGAAGTGGAACGtccataaaataaatttgttgatATCTCCCATCTCTCTTTCTGAACCAAGTGACAAAATAATCATGCATTAGGCATCAAATAGCTATAATTCCTTGAGGTACTGCAGCTATAAAGATACAACCCTAAGTCCAGAAGGCACTACTATTATAAAGCTATACTTCCAAAATATAGTATAACTATAGGGCTATACATCTTTAATAGAAGTTACTGTTTCCATATAGCTATAATTCAGGATATATTGCCACTATAAAGCTATAACTCCATGAGGTACTACTACTGTCTTGCTCCAAGGGCTactgggggcgggatgtagcccagtggtaaagcgttcgcttgatgtgcgattggtctgggatcgatccccgtcggtgggcccattgggctatttcttgttctagccagtgcaccacgactggtatatcaaaggctgtggtatgtgctatcctatctgtgggatggtgcatataaaagatcccttgctgctaatcaaaaagagtagcccatgaagtggcaacagcgggtttcctgtctcaatatctgtgtggtccttaaccatatgtccgacgccatataactgtaaataaaatgtgttaagtgcgttgttaaataaaacatttccttccaaggGCTACTGCAATCACAGAGCTCTTTTTCTCTTATCTTCATgtatatggaacagagctatcccatgacagaaagccatgtaagaaatttctatcttacatgggatatcacgcgctTGTGTTTAACATGGggtcgttggtaatatatgacgtcatattaatgtgaggtcattctaaagttttaaattaatattttgttattaaaccttcattttaaaagctatcttgttaatttatagtgttaaattttatttaacacatgaaacaaacacggcaaatacgatagtgtagtttatttatgacaaaatggtcaaataaaaagaattacttgttcagccatctttgtctgttcatgtaaaataatggtttatttatcgaatgaatggcagaaaaagactccatcatatgcggtcatgtggcaagcctcgtcccaggtcgaaattttcaccacctcgggtttactttttttttaatcccacatgatcgcatatgatggagtcttataatctTTTCCAGAAGTACCTGCTTCTCTATGGCTATAATTCTAGAACATGCTGCCACTATAGAGCTATAATCCCAGGAGATGCTGCTGTTATACTGTCCTACTAAGGCAAACGACGTTATGTGAAACGCTGTATGAACTGTGATATTTTGAAATAAGCATCACAATAAAGTAGCCAAATACCAGATAATTCTCTTCCCGAGACGTTAACGTCAAGAAACAAAATCATTCTGTTGCTTAATTAAAGCGTTATAAGATGAATGAAAGACA comes from Gigantopelta aegis isolate Gae_Host chromosome 13, Gae_host_genome, whole genome shotgun sequence and encodes:
- the LOC121387812 gene encoding uncharacterized protein LOC121387812 isoform X2, which codes for MKTLPYKVETSEDGGKSTVHFPGISYLSSGPSGILSPWGIVKCMEAGRVIRIYPVSSNLTTFMIEQTFDFNWENITCAKQNVTFPYTITLDLAGIGRTSLQWKQTMVNSLDGSCLATGLVRLVLVDPTSRRPREIPPEFKENRSHLVKLSFPIIDVPEIPGVHFCLPFTVLYSDTDRNRHLNQASFVKHAYNCVWKANRIDPFHSFRKDIGEQPLINISILYKGEALEGDQLVCSCWQDKIQLQHIHAVITNNKRVLAYFKMAFDVQAESKL
- the LOC121387812 gene encoding uncharacterized protein LOC121387812 isoform X3; translated protein: MKTLPYKVETSEDGGKSTVHFPGISYLSSGPSGILSPWGIMKCMEAGRAIRSDPVRSNLTGFIIEQTFDFNWENITCANLKVTFPYTITLDIAGVGRTSLQWKQTMINSLDGSCLATGLVRSVLVDPTTRRPREIPPEFKEKKSHLVTLSFPIIDVPEIPDVHFRLPFTVLYSDTDLNRHLNQASFVKHAYNCVWKANRIHPFHNFRKDIGEQPLMNISILYKGEALEGDQLVCSCWQDKIQLQHIYAVITNNNRVLAYFKMTFDVQVESKL